From a region of the Terriglobales bacterium genome:
- a CDS encoding cupin domain-containing protein, which yields MKTLRGGCVVSQVEEHAARTEGTRRFRTAISRAQGAKHVAQTISEYAPGESPVRVNPGAEEVLYCVAGRGSVRIAGRDYPLESGTAAYIPAGAEYSITNSRAEALRVVAVCCPQDDASHVVARPAQSGCGTPPARTVREQERPPIRSGDRHFRLLVDKDLGCRAVTQFVGFIPPSKAPFHFHTYEEAIFILAGAGVVHTQLEGDAVPDSQPFSAGTSIFLPAGCLHCLENPGTEPVRLLGVFYPSGSPSVSYDAGSDH from the coding sequence ATGAAGACGCTGCGCGGCGGCTGCGTTGTGTCGCAAGTCGAAGAGCATGCTGCGCGCACCGAGGGCACGCGTCGTTTCCGCACCGCCATCTCGCGCGCCCAGGGCGCCAAGCACGTTGCCCAAACCATCAGCGAGTACGCGCCGGGCGAATCGCCAGTGCGGGTCAATCCCGGCGCTGAGGAAGTGCTCTACTGCGTGGCGGGACGCGGCAGCGTGCGTATCGCGGGACGCGACTACCCGCTGGAGAGCGGGACCGCCGCCTACATCCCAGCCGGGGCCGAGTATTCCATAACGAATTCGCGCGCCGAAGCGCTGCGAGTCGTCGCCGTGTGCTGCCCGCAGGACGACGCCAGCCATGTGGTCGCCCGGCCGGCGCAATCGGGATGCGGCACGCCGCCGGCGCGCACGGTGCGCGAGCAGGAGCGCCCGCCCATCCGCAGCGGCGACCGCCACTTTCGCCTGCTGGTGGACAAGGACCTCGGCTGCCGCGCGGTGACCCAGTTCGTCGGCTTCATCCCGCCCAGCAAGGCGCCGTTCCACTTCCACACCTACGAGGAAGCCATCTTCATCCTCGCGGGCGCGGGCGTGGTGCACACGCAGCTGGAAGGCGACGCCGTGCCCGACTCGCAGCCATTCTCAGCCGGCACGTCCATCTTCCTGCCCGCCGGATGTCTGCATTGCCTGGAGAATCCCGGAACGGAGCCGGTGCGGCTGCTGGGAGTTTTCTATCCGTCGGGAAGCCCGTCCGTAAGCTACGACGCCGGGAGTGATCATTAG
- a CDS encoding zinc-ribbon domain-containing protein → MLCKSCGTQNPEANRFCGMCGALLDRRAAARRIADRRRSAGDNVVRIGGGAPDLAPEQPALPRSNELPARGDARGGEQPSPAGYAEISRVLDSEMHDAEPPETSRSRPSGDVQADAEMRAARETFAHDDPVPPPAQRDTTARGVYGPSFLGLDEPTDSAYLFDDEEPRRSARGWLLLILLLALGGFAYMQWRSGDPNTMTARAIGMIRQRMQSAPPPQATEPTAGRTDASASESGAATPPAKDEKPASDSAPIEEHSAEHGAAPAGQPPQRGAEKGKGAEAQQKETPPSRSPADKSPEEKSKPKPEAAARSEERGAAEEEAATSKARGGPAEAGTSVEDELVARGQNYLYGKGVRRNCDQALMLLKAAASHGNPKASSQLGAMYATGNCVALDRPTAYRWFSAAANAEPGNIYVERNRTMIWREMSADERQRAR, encoded by the coding sequence GTGTTGTGCAAGTCGTGCGGTACACAGAACCCGGAGGCGAACCGGTTTTGCGGGATGTGCGGGGCGCTGCTCGACCGCCGCGCCGCCGCGCGGCGGATTGCCGACCGGCGGCGAAGCGCGGGCGACAACGTTGTCCGCATCGGCGGCGGCGCACCCGATCTTGCCCCCGAGCAGCCGGCCCTGCCTCGATCGAACGAACTGCCCGCGCGAGGTGACGCTCGGGGGGGAGAGCAGCCGAGCCCGGCCGGCTACGCTGAGATAAGCCGCGTGCTGGATTCGGAAATGCATGACGCCGAGCCACCGGAAACATCCCGATCTCGGCCGTCAGGCGATGTTCAAGCCGACGCCGAAATGCGCGCCGCTCGCGAAACGTTTGCCCACGACGACCCAGTCCCGCCGCCCGCGCAGCGCGACACCACCGCCCGCGGCGTCTACGGCCCGTCGTTTCTGGGGCTGGACGAGCCGACCGACAGCGCCTACCTGTTCGACGACGAGGAACCGCGCCGCAGCGCACGGGGATGGCTTTTGCTGATCCTTCTACTGGCGCTGGGGGGCTTCGCCTACATGCAGTGGCGTTCGGGCGACCCCAACACCATGACCGCGCGCGCCATCGGCATGATCAGGCAGCGGATGCAGAGCGCGCCTCCGCCGCAGGCCACCGAGCCCACCGCCGGACGCACCGACGCCAGCGCGTCCGAATCGGGCGCGGCAACACCGCCGGCGAAAGATGAAAAACCGGCGTCCGACAGCGCCCCGATAGAAGAGCACAGCGCCGAGCACGGCGCCGCTCCGGCCGGGCAACCGCCACAACGCGGCGCCGAGAAAGGCAAAGGCGCCGAAGCGCAGCAGAAGGAAACGCCGCCTTCGCGGAGTCCGGCGGACAAGTCGCCGGAGGAAAAATCGAAACCGAAACCGGAGGCCGCGGCCCGGAGCGAAGAGCGCGGCGCCGCCGAAGAGGAAGCAGCCACTTCCAAAGCACGCGGCGGACCGGCGGAAGCGGGCACCAGCGTGGAAGACGAACTGGTGGCGCGGGGCCAGAATTATCTCTACGGCAAAGGCGTGCGGCGCAACTGCGATCAGGCGCTGATGCTGCTGAAGGCGGCGGCCAGCCACGGCAACCCCAAAGCCAGCAGCCAGCTCGGGGCGATGTACGCCACCGGAAACTGCGTCGCCCTCGACCGCCCCACGGCGTATCGCTGGTTCAGCGCGGCGGCCAACGCCGAGCCCGGCAATATCTATGTGGAGCGCAACCGCACCATGATCTGGCGGGAGATGTCGGCCGACGAGAGGCAGCGGGCGCGGTAA
- the rpsO gene encoding 30S ribosomal protein S15 — protein MLAREQKRSIIDNYRTHTTDTGSPEVQIALLSERIGELTEHFKTHKKDHASRRGLLMLVSKRRRLLDYLKQYDSERYTTVIQKLGIRK, from the coding sequence GTGCTGGCAAGAGAGCAAAAGCGGAGCATCATCGACAACTATCGCACGCACACCACGGACACCGGCAGCCCCGAGGTCCAGATTGCGCTGCTCAGTGAACGCATCGGTGAGTTGACGGAGCATTTCAAGACGCACAAGAAGGACCACGCCTCGCGGCGCGGTCTTCTCATGCTGGTCAGCAAGCGCCGTCGCTTGCTCGACTACCTCAAGCAATACGACTCCGAGCGATACACGACCGTCATCCAGAAACTCGGCATCCGTAAGTAG